DNA from bacterium:
AGCGGTTCCATGAATTCTTGAATTGGACTACTGCAATCGATACGATTGAAGAACTCGCTCAACTACCGACCATCGAACGAAAACTTGAGACTGGTGATATTAACGACCCTCGACCATGGCTAGCAGCTTATTCCGAAGGCATGGGCTCACCACTAGAAGCTAAGTTTTGGGCGGAATTTGTTAAGCTTGGATTCAAACTGGAGAAACAGTACCCGATTTTCATCGAAGGTTCACCGAAAGCTCTAACAATTGCGGACTTTGCTGTCCCCGAAAAGCGAATAGCGATGTACATCGATGGAACTACTTTCCATGTCGGACAAAATCTACGAAGAGACCGCTTCATTCGGGAAAAGCTTAGGGGATTGGCCCTTCCTTGGAGAGTGATTGTGCTACAATTGCGAGATATCACCAATATTATTGAGATCGTTCGAGAGAATAATCTCGATCTGCCGAAATGGAATTGATATGCCAACAATCTCAAGTCAGTTATGTAGAGCTCTACTTGCTAAGTTTGG
Protein-coding regions in this window:
- a CDS encoding DUF1998 domain-containing protein is translated as LQCVSLTFVDPSLGGTGYLRRIATDFDGVSKAAIEHLSHDNCETSCYRCLKNYRNQRFHEFLNWTTAIDTIEELAQLPTIERKLETGDINDPRPWLAAYSEGMGSPLEAKFWAEFVKLGFKLEKQYPIFIEGSPKALTIADFAVPEKRIAMYIDGTTFHVGQNLRRDRFIREKLRGLALPWRVIVLQLRDITNIIEIVRENNLDLPKWN